From Hymenobacter sedentarius, a single genomic window includes:
- a CDS encoding T9SS type A sorting domain-containing protein, with the protein MKHLFATKLRACLASLFIMAPALAPAAPFTPGNIVVVRVGDGSATLTSAATATFLLEYTPAGVLVQTIALPTAVAGNNSILTNTGSSTSDAVLTRSVNGAYLVLTGYDAAVGTLTLTATASATNNRVIGRVAADGTVDTSTRISDAFSGTSASTANIRSAATVDGTAFYAVGSNTGVRYVPFGNSGTAATTALSTAAPTNNRSVNIFGGNLYVSSASGSNFGISQVGTGLPTTASQTITLLPGFPTTSGPSTYAFYFADLSTTVPGVDVVYAVDDRTTTDGGIQKWSLVGSTWTLNGTITGTPAPALRGLDGKTTGTTVSLLASGNGGVYLVSDNAGYNAAPSTTTLPAALIAAPASNAVFRGVAFAPAATVTATNPGNALPGLTISPNPATDRITVALPQAGAATVALRDLTGRLVLAPAALGTDRQLRLPAGLAAGTYLLEVRQGAITAVRRLQKN; encoded by the coding sequence ATGAAGCACCTCTTCGCAACGAAACTCCGGGCTTGCCTGGCTTCCCTCTTCATTATGGCGCCCGCGCTAGCACCGGCTGCCCCATTTACCCCGGGCAACATTGTGGTGGTGCGCGTGGGCGATGGCTCGGCGACCCTCACTAGCGCGGCCACTGCCACGTTCCTGCTCGAGTATACGCCCGCTGGCGTGCTGGTTCAAACCATTGCGTTGCCCACGGCTGTGGCCGGCAACAACAGCATTCTTACCAATACGGGAAGCTCAACTTCCGACGCCGTCCTGACCCGTTCGGTGAACGGTGCCTACCTGGTGCTCACAGGCTACGACGCCGCCGTGGGCACTCTGACCTTAACTGCCACGGCATCCGCCACCAATAACCGCGTCATCGGTCGCGTGGCTGCCGATGGCACGGTGGACACCAGCACCCGCATCAGCGACGCCTTCAGTGGCACTTCGGCGTCTACCGCCAACATTCGCTCGGCAGCCACGGTTGATGGCACCGCGTTCTACGCCGTGGGTTCCAACACGGGCGTACGCTATGTGCCTTTTGGTAACAGCGGCACGGCTGCTACCACCGCACTTTCTACCGCAGCGCCCACTAACAACCGCAGCGTCAACATCTTCGGGGGCAACCTGTACGTGTCTTCGGCCTCGGGTAGCAACTTCGGTATTTCGCAGGTTGGCACGGGCCTGCCCACCACGGCCTCCCAGACTATTACGCTGCTGCCGGGTTTTCCAACGACAAGTGGCCCCAGCACCTATGCTTTCTACTTTGCTGATTTGAGTACCACCGTACCGGGCGTAGATGTGGTTTATGCAGTCGATGACCGGACCACTACCGATGGAGGCATCCAGAAGTGGAGCCTGGTGGGTTCCACCTGGACTTTGAATGGTACCATCACCGGTACGCCGGCTCCGGCCCTGCGCGGCCTGGACGGCAAGACGACCGGCACTACGGTGTCGCTGCTAGCTAGCGGCAACGGCGGCGTATACCTCGTTTCAGACAACGCCGGCTACAACGCCGCGCCCAGCACCACTACCTTGCCGGCCGCGCTTATTGCCGCGCCGGCTTCCAACGCTGTCTTTCGCGGTGTCGCGTTTGCTCCCGCCGCAACGGTTACCGCCACCAACCCCGGCAATGCCCTGCCCGGCCTGACCATCTCCCCAAACCCCGCCACCGACCGCATCACGGTGGCGCTGCCCCAGGCAGGCGCCGCTACGGTTGCCCTGCGTGACCTGACCGGCCGTTTGGTATTGGCCCCAGCCGCTCTCGGCACTGACCGCCAGCTGCGCCTGCCCGCCGGCCTGGCCGCTGGCACCTACCTGCTCGAAGTACGCCAGGGCGCCATTACTGCCGTGCGCCGCCTCCAGAAAAACTAG